A single Triticum dicoccoides isolate Atlit2015 ecotype Zavitan chromosome 2A, WEW_v2.0, whole genome shotgun sequence DNA region contains:
- the LOC119352864 gene encoding fatty acid amide hydrolase-like, translating to MGGKVKAMAPVEEVDIFAARYEPLLLRAPRLTGFPLRAFVWLLESPLLGPIVTSVLKKQNNMTQMLQHTVIPDRPMFFPEFPPQEPEKGVVILGEDRDPVERVEEALQCLTPYDPSGRFTSSYEKNPFLYWKIRDFAHAYRSGITTPSAVAEHVIAGVEEWNNKKPPMPMLIYFDADDLRKQANASTKRFEQGCPISVLDGIFFAIKDDIDCFPYPSKSATTFFDKIRPVEKDAVLVARLRKCGVIFIGKANMHELGIGVTGNNPNYGTVRNPHSIDRYTGASSSGPAALVSSGLCSAAIGTDAGGSVRIPSSLCGIVGLKTTFRRTDMTGVLCDAGTAAVASPLTASVEDSMLVYSALAGCRPMDKLTLRPLPLCVPNLVSSENNDILQSVKVGKYTEWFHDVSDIEISNTCEDALSLLRNTFGCQIEEIILPELLEMRTAHLVTIGSEGFCQLNAHYQEGRRTEMTLDTRGSLALFGSFTSADYVASQCLRRRMMYYHMEAFRKVDVIATPTTGITAPRIPPSALKGESDYIVSAKLMQFIVAGNLLGFPAITVPVGHDKQGLPIGLQLIGRPWGEASLLRVASAVEELCLKRRNRPSTFYDILKT from the exons ATGGGCGGCAAGGTGAAGGCGATGGCGCCGGTGGAGGAGGTGGACATCTTCGCCGCGCGGTACGAGCCGCTGCTGCTGCGGGCGCCGCGCCTCACGGGGTTCCCGCTCCGGGCCTTCGTCTGGCTCCTCGAGTCCCCGCTCCTCGGGCCCATCGTCACCTCCGTCCTCAAGAAGCAGAACAACATGACGCAG ATGCTGCAGCACACGGTGATCCCCGACCGGCCCATGTTCTTCCCGGAGTTCCCGCCGCAGG AGCCGGAGAAAGGGGTTGTGATCCTGGGGGAAGACAGGGACCCTGTGGAGAGAGTGGAGGAAGCACTGCAGTGCCTCACTCCATACGACCCGTCCGGGCGTTTCACATCGTCTTATGAGAAAAATCCCTTTCTCTACTGGAAGATCCGTGACTTTGCACACGCGTACCGGTCTGGGATCACGACACCGTCAGCT gttgcggagcatgtcattgcgGGCGTGGAAGAGTGGAACAATAAGAAGCCTCCGATGCCAATGCTGATATATTTTGACGCTGATGACCTGAGGAAGCAAGCTAATGCTTCCACAAAGAGATTTGAGCAAG GATGCCCGATTTCTGTTTTGGATGGGATCTTTTTCGCCATTAAGGATGACATTGACTGCTTCCCATATCCATCAAAGA GTGCTACCACATTTTTCGACAAAATCCGCCCTGTGGAGAAAGACGCAGTCTTAGTTGCTCGTTTACGGAAATGTGGAGTGATTTTTATTGGAAAAGCAAATATGCACGAGCTAGGCATTGGGGTCACCGGAAATAATCCAAACTATGG GACAGTAAGAAATCCACATTCAATCGATAGATATACCGGTGCTTCTTCATCTGGTCCAGCTGCACTTGTCTCATCAGGGTTATGCTCAGCAGCGATTGGAACAGACGCCGGAG GCTCAGTTCGAATACCATCCTCCCTATGTGGCATTGTTGGTCTGAAGACAACATTCAGGCGCACAGATATGACTGG GGTGCTTTGCGATGCTGGGACTGCTGCAGTTGCTTCACCTCTTACAGCATCGGTGGAGGATTCTATGCTAGT GTATTCTGCACTTGCAGGCTGTAGACCTATGGATAAGCTTACTCTGAGACCT TTGCCGCTGTGTGTTCCTAACTTGGTGTCCTCTGAGAACAACGATATCCTGCAATCAGTGAAAGTGGGAAAATACACAGAG TGGTTTCATGATGTTTCTGATATTGAGATCTCAAATACATGTGAGGATGCACTTAGCCTCCTGCGCAACACCTTCGGATGTCAG atAGAAGAGATAATATTACCAGAGCTTTTGGAGATGCGTACTGCCCATCTTGTCACTATTGGCTCAGAAGGATTCTGCCAGCTGAATGCTCATTACCAAGAAGG GAGGCGAACTGAAATGACGTTAGATACTCGAGGAAGTTTGGCACTTTTTGGGTCATTCACTTCAGCAGATTATGTTGCTTCTCAATGTTTGAG GAGAAGGATGATGTACTATCACATGGAAGCTTTCAGGAAGGTTGACGTCATAGCAACCCCTACAACCGG CATTACTGCACCAAGAATACCACCAAGTGCTCTGAAAGGAGAGTCTGATTATATTGTATCAG CTAAGTTGATGCAATTCATTGTTGCGGGGAATCTTCTTGGCTTTCCTGCCATAACTGTTCCT